From the genome of Grus americana isolate bGruAme1 chromosome 9, bGruAme1.mat, whole genome shotgun sequence, one region includes:
- the DUSP28 gene encoding dual specificity phosphatase 28, protein MLQLCKVTSSLLISNARAACNEDLLTQEGVTFCVNVTRQQPFPGLQQVRGIRVPVFDDPAEDLYRYFEQCGDAIEEAVKSGGKCLVYCKNGRSRSAAICTAYLMKHRKLPLKDAFETVRTARPVAQPNAGFWSQLQKYEEDLQIPKQSDLLSKGLNSL, encoded by the exons ATGCTCCAGCTCTGCAAGGTCACCTCCTCGCTGCTCATCAGCAACGCCAGGGCAGCCTGCAACGAGGACCTGCTCACGCAAGAGGGAGTCACCTTCTGCGTTAATGTCACCAggcagcagcccttccctggCCTCCAGCAGGTGCGGGGCATACGCGTGCCTGTGTTCGATGATCCGGCTGAAGACCTGTACCGGTATTTTGAGCAGTGCGGTGATGCTATAGAAGAGGCTGTGAAGAGCGGTGGGAAGTGCTTAGTTTACTGTAAAAATGGCCGCAGCCGATCAGCTGCCATTTGCACTGCTTATCTGATGAAACACAGAAAGCTCCCGCTCAAGGATGCCTTTGAG ACTGTGAGGACTGCCAGACCAGTAGCACAACCCAATGCAGGATTTTGGTCTCAGCTGCAGAAGTATGAAGAAGATTTGCAGATACCAAAGCAGTCTGATCTGCTGAGCAAAGGACTTAACTCTCTTTAA